The following are encoded in a window of Ignicoccus islandicus DSM 13165 genomic DNA:
- a CDS encoding isopropylmalate synthase has product MLIVENKLYDEVESLPERVRIFDTTLRDGEQTAGISFTKEQKLMIARQLAKLGVASIEAGFPASSPGELEAVKAIANEGLGVEIVGLARSNKRDIDKALDANVDAIHVFIAASDIHLKYKLRMTREEALRAAIEAVEYAKEHGVVVEFSPEDATRADLKYLYTMVESVVDAGADRVDIPDTVGVMTPTRMKYLIRYILPAAKGRIVSVHCHNDFGLAVANSISGIEAGAQQAHVTVNGIGERAGNAALEEVVAALEFLLNVRTGVKTELLYETSLLVSKLSGIPIPPNKPIVGANAFAHESGIHVHGVINNPFTYEPIRPEMVGQKRRIVLGKHSGRHGVEHALKTLGYPTHPDLVLVVLKKVKEYGDKGMRVTEEEFRKIVEESLRELEEKEARAEEIKKNV; this is encoded by the coding sequence GTGCTTATTGTTGAGAACAAGTTATATGACGAAGTAGAATCCCTACCCGAGAGAGTCAGGATCTTCGATACTACTCTAAGGGATGGCGAGCAAACGGCCGGTATAAGCTTCACGAAGGAACAGAAGCTAATGATTGCTAGGCAATTAGCCAAGTTAGGGGTAGCCAGCATAGAGGCTGGCTTCCCGGCCTCCTCTCCCGGCGAGCTGGAAGCCGTTAAGGCAATAGCTAACGAGGGCCTAGGCGTTGAAATAGTAGGCCTGGCTAGATCGAATAAGAGAGATATAGACAAGGCACTAGACGCCAACGTTGACGCAATTCACGTCTTCATTGCAGCGTCAGACATTCACTTAAAGTATAAGTTAAGAATGACGAGGGAGGAAGCCCTTCGAGCCGCGATAGAAGCAGTAGAGTACGCCAAGGAACATGGTGTAGTGGTCGAATTTAGTCCCGAGGACGCTACCAGAGCCGATCTGAAATACCTCTATACTATGGTAGAAAGCGTTGTGGATGCCGGGGCGGACAGAGTAGACATACCAGATACAGTAGGCGTTATGACTCCTACCAGGATGAAGTACCTAATAAGATACATATTACCCGCAGCTAAGGGGAGAATAGTTAGCGTCCATTGTCACAACGACTTCGGTCTCGCGGTGGCCAACAGCATAAGCGGTATCGAAGCTGGCGCTCAACAAGCTCACGTAACTGTCAACGGAATAGGCGAAAGGGCAGGTAACGCCGCGTTAGAGGAGGTCGTAGCCGCGCTCGAATTTCTACTGAACGTACGAACTGGAGTTAAAACAGAGCTCCTTTACGAAACTAGCCTGTTGGTTTCGAAGCTATCGGGTATACCGATACCTCCGAACAAGCCTATCGTGGGCGCTAACGCTTTCGCTCACGAATCCGGGATCCACGTTCACGGCGTAATAAACAACCCGTTCACCTACGAGCCAATAAGACCTGAAATGGTCGGCCAGAAGAGGAGGATAGTTCTAGGTAAGCACAGTGGAAGACACGGCGTCGAGCATGCGCTGAAGACCTTAGGGTACCCAACCCATCCGGACCTCGTCCTAGTTGTGTTAAAGAAAGTCAAGGAGTACGGCGACAAGGGAATGAGGGTTACTGAAGAGGAGTTCCGGAAGATAGTAGAGGAATCTCTAAGGGAATTGGAAGAAAAGGAGGCTAGGGCTGAAGAGATTAAAAAGAACGTCTAA
- a CDS encoding binary toxin-like calcium binding domain-containing protein: protein MKKTVFVISALIFASVAMQLPTINAPNAIICEISKDYPKPFVAVPLTLENAATMKVVVDACGITSEEYYVPLNHVSTLIKLEIPLKELNYTFPCNALKIELRNAANKTVSTFNVALNVQTNELSVPIEKCSFVTNSTTVRLSFENNLRDVLENLYASIGKLLLTFNVKTSDYPKLFTIVVKNGEIAGISPKQIAFPLSKRVYDINVTKGNVTVKLYWVTKDVDSAVILLSKDLSGAALFLNVSLTDPDKDGLNAFDEVKIYGTNPLSNDTDKDGLTDYQEVKVYHTNPLMKDSDEDGLTDYEEIKVYGTNPLSKDTDGDGLSDYNELIVFGTSPLKKDTDGDGLSDYEEVKVYHTSPINPDTDSDGLTDYEELFVYHTNPLSQDTDGDGLSDYQEVKAFGTNPLTPDSDGDGLSDFDEVFVYKTNPLSPDTDGDGIGDYVEVSVYHTSPILNDTDSDGLTDYEEIFKYGTNPLDPDTDGDGLTDFQEAKVYHTDPLNPDTDGDKLTDYQEVMVYHTSPSLADTDGDKITDYDEIVKYHTNPLKKDTDGDNITDYDEIFIYETNPLKNDTDGEGLTDYEELFVYFTSPLQKDTDGDGLTDYQEVKVYHTDPLKQDTDGDELTDYQEAVIYGTNPLKNDSDGDKLSDYQEVKVYHTDPLKNDTDGDELTDYYELAISHTNPLRPDTDGDGLTDYQEVKVYHTDPLKKDTDEDGLTDYEEIVRYHTDPLVKDSDKDNLTDYQEVVEYHTNPLSNDTDKDGLTDYQEVKVYHTSPLRPDTDGDGVFDNVDVAPLGNLELIVKVELQQIFNIPPEFLDNLYADIELPGHVVETKIKNSVMVVYDLDDEKPYAVVNVKLLLKVNGDVQVVDVNPALGYRDIKFVLKPKVVDGKVVALNVYLQKYDGGELKNELIGSMELPLIRNVGSTTQINLGESLFAGNVAPFEPGAYTASISVSMSLMISPLK from the coding sequence TTGAAGAAAACGGTCTTCGTAATTTCGGCACTGATATTTGCCTCCGTCGCTATGCAACTTCCAACTATAAACGCACCTAACGCTATAATCTGCGAGATTTCCAAGGATTACCCGAAGCCGTTCGTAGCAGTACCTCTAACCCTAGAGAACGCTGCTACCATGAAGGTTGTGGTCGATGCTTGCGGTATAACTTCCGAGGAATACTACGTACCCTTGAATCACGTCTCAACCTTAATTAAACTAGAGATACCACTGAAGGAACTCAACTACACATTCCCATGTAATGCCTTGAAGATAGAACTTAGGAACGCGGCCAATAAGACGGTCAGTACATTTAACGTGGCTTTGAACGTCCAAACGAATGAGTTAAGTGTTCCTATAGAGAAATGCTCCTTCGTAACTAATTCGACCACAGTTAGACTCAGTTTCGAGAATAACCTCAGGGACGTTCTAGAGAACCTATATGCATCCATAGGCAAATTACTGCTAACATTTAACGTTAAGACTTCCGACTATCCCAAGTTATTTACCATAGTAGTAAAGAACGGCGAAATCGCTGGAATTAGTCCGAAGCAAATTGCCTTCCCGTTAAGCAAGCGCGTTTACGACATTAACGTAACTAAAGGGAACGTAACGGTGAAACTATACTGGGTCACGAAAGACGTAGACAGCGCCGTAATACTTCTCTCGAAGGACCTTTCTGGAGCAGCGCTTTTCCTTAACGTAAGTCTAACTGACCCCGATAAGGACGGCTTGAACGCTTTCGACGAAGTCAAAATATATGGCACTAACCCGCTCAGCAACGATACTGATAAGGACGGTCTAACTGATTACCAAGAAGTCAAGGTTTACCACACCAATCCACTCATGAAGGACAGCGACGAGGACGGTCTAACGGACTACGAGGAGATAAAGGTCTACGGAACCAACCCCTTAAGTAAGGACACGGACGGGGATGGGCTAAGCGATTACAACGAATTGATCGTCTTCGGCACGAGCCCGTTGAAGAAGGACACGGATGGAGACGGTCTAAGCGATTACGAGGAAGTAAAGGTTTACCACACGAGTCCCATAAACCCAGATACCGATAGCGATGGTCTAACTGACTACGAAGAGCTCTTCGTCTATCATACCAATCCCTTGAGCCAAGACACGGACGGAGACGGATTGAGCGATTACCAAGAAGTTAAAGCGTTCGGGACAAACCCCCTAACGCCTGATTCGGACGGAGATGGGCTAAGCGATTTCGATGAAGTTTTCGTTTATAAGACAAATCCCCTGAGTCCAGATACTGACGGCGACGGCATCGGTGATTACGTAGAAGTATCAGTATACCATACATCGCCCATTCTTAACGATACCGATAGCGATGGTCTAACTGACTACGAAGAGATATTCAAATACGGCACTAACCCGCTCGACCCCGATACCGATGGCGACGGACTAACGGACTTCCAAGAGGCCAAGGTTTACCACACTGATCCACTGAACCCAGATACTGACGGAGATAAGCTTACTGATTATCAAGAAGTAATGGTTTACCATACCAGTCCGTCCTTGGCAGATACTGATGGAGATAAAATAACTGACTACGATGAAATAGTGAAGTACCATACTAATCCATTGAAGAAGGATACAGATGGGGACAACATTACTGATTACGACGAGATATTCATATATGAAACCAACCCATTGAAGAACGACACTGACGGTGAGGGATTAACTGACTACGAAGAGCTCTTCGTTTACTTCACTAGCCCATTACAGAAGGACACTGACGGTGATGGTCTAACCGACTATCAAGAAGTTAAGGTTTACCATACTGATCCGCTAAAGCAAGACACGGATGGAGACGAACTAACTGATTACCAAGAGGCAGTCATATATGGAACGAACCCCTTGAAGAACGACTCCGACGGAGATAAACTCTCTGATTATCAAGAAGTTAAGGTATACCACACCGATCCATTGAAGAACGATACAGATGGCGATGAATTGACTGACTACTACGAACTGGCTATATCGCATACTAATCCATTGAGACCAGATACCGACGGTGATGGTCTAACTGATTACCAAGAAGTCAAGGTATATCACACTGACCCATTGAAGAAGGACACTGACGAAGACGGTTTAACTGACTACGAGGAGATAGTTAGGTATCACACAGATCCTCTAGTTAAAGATAGCGATAAGGATAACTTGACCGACTATCAGGAAGTAGTGGAATATCATACTAACCCGCTCAGCAACGATACTGATAAGGACGGTCTAACCGACTACCAAGAAGTCAAGGTATATCACACGAGCCCGTTGAGGCCTGATACTGACGGAGATGGCGTATTTGATAACGTGGACGTAGCGCCACTCGGTAACTTAGAGCTGATAGTTAAGGTTGAACTTCAACAGATATTTAACATTCCACCGGAGTTCCTAGATAACCTCTACGCAGATATAGAACTTCCTGGACACGTGGTGGAGACCAAGATAAAGAACTCGGTAATGGTAGTCTACGACCTAGATGATGAGAAACCTTATGCTGTAGTGAACGTGAAGCTGTTGTTAAAAGTGAACGGTGACGTTCAAGTGGTAGACGTGAACCCTGCTCTAGGCTATAGAGATATAAAGTTCGTATTGAAGCCTAAGGTTGTTGATGGAAAGGTCGTAGCACTAAACGTCTACTTACAGAAATACGATGGAGGAGAATTAAAGAACGAGTTAATTGGATCAATGGAGCTACCGTTAATAAGGAACGTTGGAAGTACTACTCAAATCAACTTGGGTGAGAGCTTGTTCGCTGGTAACGTGGCACCGTTCGAACCCGGAGCTTACACTGCCTCAATAAGCGTTTCTATGTCTCTTATGATTTCCCCATTGAAGTAG
- a CDS encoding 50S ribosomal protein L37e, translated as MKGTPSFGKMNKNKTHIRCRRCGRHSFNVSKGYCVACGYGRSKRMRRYSWQNKKSWTRQRLR; from the coding sequence GTGAAGGGTACGCCTTCGTTCGGTAAAATGAACAAAAACAAGACCCATATAAGATGTAGAAGATGTGGAAGACATTCATTCAACGTAAGTAAGGGCTACTGCGTTGCTTGCGGTTACGGTAGGTCTAAGAGAATGAGAAGGTACAGTTGGCAGAACAAGAAATCTTGGACTAGGCAGAGGCTTAGGTAA
- a CDS encoding LSm family protein, translated as MSTAHKLLADALGSIVLIKLRSGVVRGKLRTFDMHLNIVLEDAEEVKENGSKPLGKILIRGDSVVFVSPVLNG; from the coding sequence ATGAGCACCGCTCATAAGCTCTTAGCGGACGCCTTGGGATCAATCGTACTGATAAAGCTAAGGTCTGGAGTCGTTAGAGGTAAGTTAAGGACCTTTGATATGCACTTAAACATAGTACTAGAAGACGCCGAGGAGGTTAAGGAGAACGGAAGTAAGCCTTTAGGTAAAATTCTAATTAGAGGAGATAGCGTAGTATTTGTATCTCCTGTACTCAACGGCTAA
- a CDS encoding DEAD/DEAH box helicase produces MTDPNVLAVATLLFDEELLERLGAKNPKLVFIKKRSLTDSEFKRQLEIMRELKANWDRESKNWYLKPQFRLPEAENVIGLLEELSEMGIGIEYRDEESRFEVVLNRESVVDALSYIDMYIDELSNEVQGELCFKLRKLDGEDFKKLAKYMRYENGRFCVAPDNPLPKEVVEVIFRNAMETRALVAAKALEKAVGQERKIIFKGDKVVVKLDIEEIPKFLSEIEPLEECEIRNPTLEKLRRERGLSYCEYKWVQVGDELELRGVTKRLYEIDTSDGTIETYRGLLSRVLKILGKDYGIRYAPEVPEETKQEFLRDYQREAVNSALKLLRLQGAATIQAATGAGKTEMAVAVAKELLERGVTGKVFFLSLNRTLNIQAVERFKKYGLEAGLVDSENFDVEKPIVACTVQTLYKSLEKLGKVRSIKEKEVAEEILIDWVELGTEKASKLVSEYEKAGLVIVDEVQHVPARTVSEVLSYNKSSLRLGLSATPWRDDGRDVLIYALVGDVAERKITSSELIEKGYLVPVKIIMWRRQLEIPKEALSELQGLSGARKYAKLKNYVFYNEKRNEEIAEIALSAPKPVLVLTKEIKHANEIYSAIKSKGMSSMVLTGKESSAQRSTALRLVKEEKLDVLIATTLADEGLDIPPLRTLILAAGGRSQTRTLQRIGRVTRPYPGKKKGLVVDVWDIDHDLGGIFYRQGLARLELYKLEPKWEIVQVRKLREVKRELAKENLKGGGLGELAPN; encoded by the coding sequence ATGACCGACCCAAACGTATTAGCAGTGGCAACGCTATTATTCGACGAGGAACTACTTGAGCGATTAGGTGCCAAGAATCCAAAGCTAGTTTTCATTAAGAAACGATCGCTAACGGACTCAGAGTTCAAAAGGCAGTTAGAAATAATGAGGGAATTGAAGGCCAACTGGGACAGAGAGTCGAAGAATTGGTACTTGAAACCGCAATTTCGCTTACCGGAAGCGGAGAACGTAATAGGACTCCTCGAAGAACTCTCCGAAATGGGCATAGGAATAGAGTATAGAGATGAGGAGTCTAGGTTCGAAGTAGTTCTAAATAGAGAATCTGTAGTTGACGCTTTAAGCTACATAGATATGTACATAGACGAACTTTCGAATGAGGTCCAAGGGGAGCTATGTTTCAAGTTGCGCAAACTCGATGGCGAGGACTTCAAGAAACTTGCGAAGTACATGAGATATGAGAATGGAAGGTTTTGCGTTGCTCCAGATAATCCCTTACCGAAGGAAGTGGTTGAAGTAATCTTCAGGAACGCTATGGAAACTAGGGCACTCGTTGCTGCCAAAGCTCTTGAAAAAGCGGTTGGTCAAGAAAGAAAGATAATATTCAAGGGAGATAAGGTTGTAGTCAAGCTTGATATTGAGGAAATACCGAAGTTCTTGAGCGAAATAGAACCGTTAGAGGAATGCGAAATAAGAAATCCGACTTTAGAGAAACTTAGGAGGGAACGCGGTCTCAGTTACTGTGAATACAAGTGGGTTCAAGTAGGAGACGAATTGGAACTAAGGGGCGTAACTAAGAGACTTTACGAAATAGATACGAGCGACGGCACTATCGAGACCTACAGAGGACTTCTGTCCAGAGTATTGAAAATTCTTGGAAAGGACTACGGAATTAGATACGCTCCTGAAGTTCCAGAGGAAACTAAACAAGAGTTCTTGAGAGACTATCAAAGGGAAGCCGTGAATTCAGCGCTTAAGCTGTTAAGGTTGCAAGGGGCAGCCACTATACAAGCAGCGACGGGTGCGGGAAAAACCGAGATGGCGGTCGCAGTAGCGAAGGAGTTACTTGAAAGGGGAGTTACAGGGAAGGTATTCTTCCTAAGTCTTAACAGAACCCTAAACATTCAAGCAGTTGAAAGGTTCAAAAAGTATGGACTCGAAGCCGGGTTAGTTGATTCGGAGAATTTCGATGTGGAAAAGCCTATCGTTGCTTGTACCGTTCAGACGCTCTATAAATCCCTAGAGAAGTTAGGTAAAGTTAGATCCATTAAGGAGAAAGAAGTAGCAGAGGAGATCTTGATCGACTGGGTTGAACTGGGCACTGAAAAAGCGTCGAAGTTAGTAAGCGAATACGAGAAGGCCGGACTAGTAATAGTGGACGAGGTGCAACACGTTCCAGCTAGAACGGTAAGCGAGGTCTTGAGTTATAATAAGAGCTCCCTTCGCTTGGGTCTCTCTGCCACTCCTTGGCGAGACGATGGAAGGGACGTGTTGATCTACGCTTTAGTTGGAGACGTCGCTGAAAGGAAGATTACGTCGAGTGAACTCATAGAAAAAGGCTACTTAGTTCCCGTAAAGATAATAATGTGGAGGAGACAGCTCGAGATACCGAAAGAGGCGTTATCGGAACTGCAAGGGCTCAGCGGGGCTAGGAAGTACGCTAAATTGAAAAACTATGTATTCTATAATGAGAAGAGGAACGAGGAAATAGCCGAAATAGCGCTCTCGGCACCCAAACCTGTTCTAGTGCTAACAAAAGAGATAAAGCACGCTAACGAAATATATAGCGCAATTAAGTCAAAGGGAATGAGCTCAATGGTACTAACTGGAAAGGAGAGCTCCGCCCAAAGGAGCACTGCGTTGAGATTGGTAAAAGAAGAGAAACTCGACGTTCTGATAGCCACCACTCTAGCAGACGAAGGCCTGGACATACCTCCGTTGAGGACATTAATATTGGCTGCCGGCGGCAGGTCTCAAACCCGAACGTTGCAGAGAATAGGAAGAGTGACCAGACCTTATCCCGGAAAGAAGAAGGGGTTAGTGGTAGACGTTTGGGACATAGACCACGACTTAGGGGGAATATTCTATAGGCAAGGGTTAGCCAGATTGGAACTTTACAAATTGGAACCTAAGTGGGAAATAGTCCAAGTAAGGAAACTAAGGGAGGTTAAGAGGGAGTTAGCCAAGGAAAACTTGAAGGGCGGAGGCCTAGGCGAACTCGCGCCAAATTAA
- a CDS encoding DEAD/DEAH box helicase: MELPPDVKAWLEGRGITDLYPIQKKAVEAGLFKGHSLLVSAPTGSGKTLVAEMAIANALFEGKKAIYLVPLRSLAFEKLRSLRKGFEGWKIEVSVGDYHKPQLGDFDVLIATYERMDSILRHSTSSISEVGVVVVDEVHYVDDEDRGPTLEVVITQLKRLGTQLIALSATIGNLGELARWLGAVLVVDNWRPVPLREGVMNSKEYVIWFEDGYEEVPKKTGKAPLDVALYKLNKGEQVLYFAKTRKNAEKAAEEVAKVFNRTKESLEWAEQLRLEVEGELGERLSQLVSRGVAFHHAGLTNEAREIVEEAFRAGVVKFLAATPTLAAGVNLPAKTVVIESAYRFELEKGSVPIKVSEYKQMAGRAGRPGLDKEGTSILIVNGNVDLFFERYVKGFPEDVESSLVRPRALRRAILGLLASGFARDLDDAIEFFKDTLYAIQVESVVEVEREVKSVMRFLKKNGMIDSRGRLTEFGKRVALSYVDPLGVKIVLDSLRKRVGKASTLGYLHLVSLTPDMPLKFVNKWEMRSLSNALNELEVDLIAREVEDFDPTIYFSALKTALILKDWVNEVPEDEISKKYSVYPGDVRVYADTASWLVHAYSELARFKGMDSHSRALASLEIRLKYGVREELVELVTLKYIGRARARKLWLHGIRSREDLLNAGERKLASILGPKVAKKVIEQLERELSFNFK, from the coding sequence ATGGAACTCCCACCAGACGTAAAAGCGTGGTTAGAGGGTAGGGGCATAACGGATCTTTACCCAATACAGAAGAAAGCGGTAGAAGCGGGGTTATTCAAAGGTCATTCCTTACTCGTTTCAGCGCCAACCGGTTCCGGGAAAACTCTGGTTGCTGAAATGGCTATAGCCAACGCACTGTTCGAAGGAAAGAAAGCTATCTACTTAGTGCCGTTGAGGAGCTTGGCTTTCGAGAAACTAAGGAGCCTGAGAAAGGGCTTTGAGGGATGGAAAATAGAAGTTAGCGTTGGCGACTATCACAAGCCTCAATTAGGAGATTTCGACGTACTAATAGCTACTTACGAGAGGATGGATTCTATTCTAAGGCACTCAACCAGTTCTATAAGTGAAGTGGGAGTGGTAGTAGTAGACGAAGTACACTACGTTGACGATGAGGACAGGGGACCAACGCTCGAAGTAGTAATAACCCAACTGAAGAGGCTTGGGACGCAGCTGATAGCGCTCTCTGCAACTATAGGGAACCTCGGAGAGCTCGCTAGGTGGTTAGGGGCAGTACTGGTAGTGGACAACTGGAGGCCAGTTCCGCTTAGAGAGGGAGTGATGAACTCCAAGGAATACGTAATATGGTTCGAAGACGGCTACGAGGAAGTTCCAAAAAAGACCGGAAAGGCTCCGCTGGACGTAGCCCTCTACAAGCTCAACAAGGGCGAGCAAGTGCTCTATTTCGCAAAAACGAGGAAGAACGCGGAGAAGGCGGCCGAAGAGGTTGCGAAGGTCTTCAATCGAACGAAGGAATCTCTCGAATGGGCGGAACAGCTCAGGCTTGAAGTAGAGGGGGAGTTGGGGGAGAGGCTCTCCCAGTTGGTCTCGAGGGGAGTAGCCTTCCATCACGCCGGCTTAACTAACGAGGCAAGGGAAATAGTAGAAGAGGCCTTCAGAGCCGGCGTCGTCAAGTTCCTGGCCGCCACTCCAACTCTCGCGGCCGGCGTCAACTTACCAGCTAAAACCGTTGTTATTGAGAGCGCGTATCGATTTGAATTAGAGAAGGGTTCCGTACCAATCAAAGTCTCTGAGTATAAGCAAATGGCTGGAAGGGCGGGAAGGCCCGGCCTCGACAAGGAAGGAACTTCAATTCTAATTGTTAACGGTAACGTAGATCTCTTTTTCGAAAGGTACGTTAAAGGGTTTCCCGAAGACGTAGAGAGCTCGTTAGTTAGACCGAGAGCGCTGCGGAGAGCGATCTTAGGTTTGCTTGCAAGCGGCTTTGCTAGGGACTTGGATGACGCTATAGAGTTCTTCAAGGATACCCTCTACGCGATTCAAGTGGAAAGCGTTGTTGAAGTGGAAAGGGAAGTCAAATCGGTCATGAGGTTCCTAAAGAAGAACGGAATGATAGATAGCAGAGGCAGACTCACGGAATTCGGAAAGAGGGTGGCCTTGTCGTACGTTGATCCATTGGGCGTAAAGATAGTACTAGACTCGTTGAGGAAGAGAGTCGGGAAGGCCTCGACGCTCGGCTATCTTCACTTGGTCTCGCTCACCCCAGACATGCCATTAAAGTTCGTTAACAAATGGGAGATGAGGTCCCTAAGCAACGCTCTAAACGAACTGGAGGTAGACCTAATAGCGAGGGAGGTCGAAGACTTCGATCCGACGATATACTTCTCTGCCTTAAAAACAGCCCTAATTCTTAAGGACTGGGTTAACGAGGTCCCTGAAGACGAAATATCGAAGAAGTACTCCGTATACCCCGGGGACGTGAGAGTTTACGCCGATACCGCTTCTTGGTTAGTTCACGCTTACTCGGAACTGGCTAGGTTCAAGGGCATGGATTCTCACTCGAGGGCGTTAGCTTCGCTGGAGATTCGATTGAAGTACGGCGTTCGGGAAGAGTTGGTCGAATTGGTTACCCTAAAATACATTGGGAGGGCCAGAGCTAGGAAGCTCTGGTTACATGGAATAAGATCCAGAGAGGACCTACTTAATGCTGGGGAAAGGAAGTTAGCTTCGATTCTGGGCCCGAAAGTTGCCAAGAAGGTTATTGAACAATTGGAGAGGGAACTTAGTTTTAATTTTAAATAG
- the psmB gene encoding archaeal proteasome endopeptidase complex subunit beta, whose product MDYKPKPIKGTTTVGIRTSNAVILAADKRATAGNMIVHKNVVKIIKISDYMALTTAGLVADAQMLAEVLRNEVKRYELSVGKRMSVRAAATFLSNILFGASRYYPYIVQFLLGGYDTAPRLFSLDWFGTVAEEKFLVTGSGSPMAVGVLEAEYREDMEVEEAVKLALKAVYAATQRDTASGEGIDVAIITEGGIKFERHTLDEVKGLTFKIA is encoded by the coding sequence ATGGACTATAAACCTAAACCAATCAAGGGCACAACTACCGTTGGTATAAGGACTTCAAACGCAGTAATTCTAGCGGCAGATAAGAGGGCTACTGCTGGAAACATGATTGTACACAAGAACGTGGTAAAAATAATAAAGATTTCCGATTACATGGCCTTAACTACGGCCGGCCTAGTTGCAGACGCTCAGATGTTAGCCGAAGTACTGAGGAACGAAGTAAAGAGATATGAGTTAAGCGTCGGAAAAAGGATGAGCGTAAGGGCAGCTGCCACCTTCCTTTCCAACATATTGTTTGGAGCGTCTAGGTATTACCCATACATAGTTCAGTTCCTATTAGGAGGTTACGACACGGCACCGAGACTCTTCAGTTTGGATTGGTTCGGAACAGTTGCAGAAGAGAAGTTCCTCGTAACGGGCTCGGGATCGCCTATGGCAGTAGGCGTCTTAGAAGCTGAATATAGAGAAGACATGGAGGTAGAGGAAGCTGTTAAGTTAGCTCTCAAGGCAGTCTACGCCGCTACCCAGAGAGACACTGCTTCGGGAGAAGGCATAGACGTGGCTATAATTACCGAAGGCGGCATAAAGTTTGAGAGACATACCCTAGATGAGGTAAAGGGTCTAACCTTCAAAATAGCTTGA
- a CDS encoding isocitrate/isopropylmalate dehydrogenase family protein, whose translation MVIEMVKVAVIKGDGIGPEVVGATLLVLKKLIEKYSLNIEFIEVEAGDRAKEKYGEALPKESYEKILQSDAILKGPVGETAADVIVRLRRELDLYSNIRPAKTLPGVPALKENIDIIIVRENIEDLYIGAENFLPQTSLGQKVAVGLRLTSEREVRRISKVAAEYAKRRSNKVTIIHKANVMRKTCGLFREVAREVLEKEGVEVDEMYVDAAAMELVRNPHRFDVMLTPNVFGDILSDLAAQVVGSLGLSPSANVGDERALFEPVHGAAFDIAGKNLANPIATMLAASMMLEWLEAKKGLRNGSKASRDLVRAIEETLKEGLKTRDLGGNLGTKEFAEEVVKRI comes from the coding sequence ATGGTTATAGAAATGGTGAAAGTCGCAGTTATAAAAGGCGATGGAATAGGTCCGGAAGTAGTTGGAGCTACCTTACTAGTATTGAAAAAGTTAATTGAAAAATATTCGCTTAATATAGAATTCATTGAAGTCGAGGCCGGCGATAGGGCTAAGGAGAAATACGGGGAAGCGCTTCCTAAGGAAAGCTACGAGAAAATACTCCAGAGCGACGCAATACTTAAAGGTCCAGTAGGCGAAACTGCGGCCGACGTTATCGTTAGATTGAGGAGGGAGCTCGATCTATACTCTAACATAAGGCCCGCCAAAACTTTACCCGGAGTGCCAGCTCTTAAAGAGAATATAGACATTATAATAGTACGAGAAAACATAGAAGACTTATATATTGGTGCAGAGAACTTCCTTCCTCAAACTTCCCTAGGACAGAAAGTAGCGGTAGGCTTGAGGCTAACTAGCGAAAGAGAAGTTCGTAGAATTTCCAAGGTAGCAGCCGAATACGCTAAAAGGAGGTCTAATAAGGTAACTATAATACACAAGGCCAACGTTATGAGGAAAACGTGTGGTTTGTTCAGGGAAGTGGCTAGGGAAGTCTTGGAGAAGGAAGGCGTCGAGGTAGACGAGATGTACGTGGACGCGGCAGCAATGGAATTAGTTAGGAACCCCCACAGGTTCGACGTAATGCTCACGCCTAACGTATTTGGTGATATATTGTCCGACTTAGCAGCCCAAGTAGTCGGAAGCTTGGGCCTATCTCCTTCGGCTAACGTAGGAGACGAAAGAGCCTTGTTCGAACCGGTCCACGGAGCGGCCTTCGATATAGCTGGAAAGAACTTAGCTAACCCTATAGCGACTATGTTGGCTGCCTCCATGATGTTAGAGTGGTTGGAAGCGAAGAAGGGATTGAGGAACGGTTCCAAAGCCTCGAGAGATCTCGTTAGGGCCATTGAAGAGACCCTTAAGGAAGGCCTCAAGACCAGGGACTTGGGCGGTAACTTGGGGACCAAGGAGTTTGCCGAAGAAGTGGTCAAAAGAATTTAG